The Pyxidicoccus sp. MSG2 DNA segment GTCCTCCACCTTCACTTCCACGTCCGAGGCGTCGAGCCAGCTCTCCATCATCAACCGGTCGCAGAGGTCCGCGCGGATGCGGTCGTCCGCGCGCTGGTAGTTGCGCGGGGCGGGGCCCGTCCGCGGGGGCATGGCGGGGCGGTATCCACCTCCGATGAAGCCGCCGTGGCCCAGGTCGTGGTCCTCCCGGCGCGAGCGGCTGGTGGAGAAGCCCACGAGCGGTGGCGCCATGTTCTCCACCCCCGGGCCGTGGCCCGCGGGCTGGGTGCCGCCGTAGCGGATGTCGGACTCGACGATGCGCTCCGTGGGGTCGAAGCCGAGGTCTCGCGCGCGGCCACGCCGCGTGTCCTCCCCGCGCCGGTCGTACGCGTCCCGCGCGTAGATGTCAGCGCGGCCACGAACCTGTCCGCCCCGGTCCGGGGGGCCGCCACGTCGCTGGGCCTCCCTGCCACCGCCCAGGTCGTACCGGCGCAGGCGCTCACGCTCCTCGTCGCCTTCCTCGGGTACCGCGCGGAAGGTGCCGCTCGGGCTGTACCCGGGCCGGCGCGCGATTCGCTCCGGGTCGAACCCCCGGGCACGGCGATCCATCTCGCGGTCGCGGTTGAAGTCCCGGCCATACTCGCGCGCACGGTCCAATTCGCGGGCCGCGCGGCCGAAGTCGCGGTCCATCTCGTAGTCGCGCCGCTCCCGGTCACCCT contains these protein-coding regions:
- a CDS encoding BON domain-containing protein, with the translated sequence MSSRRDDDRGRRFGERELRRGQAEEYQAGRRGEYERDRQRDWDEHGYERGPERMGVSDREVRSMAENVRRSFRREVPEQDRDLRRADPEEETDSVHPSRDFEWDRDFRTMEGDRERRDYEMDRDFGRAARELDRAREYGRDFNRDREMDRRARGFDPERIARRPGYSPSGTFRAVPEEGDEERERLRRYDLGGGREAQRRGGPPDRGGQVRGRADIYARDAYDRRGEDTRRGRARDLGFDPTERIVESDIRYGGTQPAGHGPGVENMAPPLVGFSTSRSRREDHDLGHGGFIGGGYRPAMPPRTGPAPRNYQRADDRIRADLCDRLMMESWLDASDVEVKVEDGVVTLAGAVRSRDEKRAIEDSAEQVLGVKEVINTIRLYRAEGVMRQSPSREPVQPPGVDAADDDALHS